In one Alnus glutinosa chromosome 14, dhAlnGlut1.1, whole genome shotgun sequence genomic region, the following are encoded:
- the LOC133857494 gene encoding protein bfr2-like: protein MEANHGSVVVMLGYGALKCAGEALAALLLSALLKTQLFAPIQDHPSIKGDQHAQCQDKQVDADGDDGNEDDGDDDDEGNGGFEEGEEDLSSEDGGEYGSNPNNNKSNSKKVPDGAAAGGAEENGEEEEDDEEDGDDQDDDEDGDDDDDDDDDGGEEDEEEGVDEEENEEEEEDEDEEALQPPKKRKK, encoded by the exons ATGGAGGCCAACCATGGTTCAGTGGTAGTTATGCTTGGTTATGGCGCGCTAAAGTGCGCCGGGGAGGCTTTAGCGGCTTTGCTTCTATCGGCTCTGCTCAAAACCCAGCTTTTCGCTCCG ATTCAGGATCATCCTAGCATCAAAGGGGATCAACACGCTCAATGCCAAGACAAGCAAGTTGACGCTGATGGAGATGACGGCAATGAAGATGATGGGGACGATGATGACGAGGGGAACGGCGGATTTGAAGAAGGCGAAGAGGACCTCTCTTCTGAAGATGGAGGGGAATATGGTAGCAACCCAAACAACAATAAGAGTAACTCAAAGAAGGTTCCGGATGGTGCTGCCGCAGGTGGAGCAGAAGAGAAcggggaagaggaagaggatgaTGAGGAAGATGGCGATGATCAAGATGATGACGAGGACGGTGACGACgatgacgacgacgacgacgatgGCGGGGAAGAGGACGAGGAGGAAGGTGTAGATGAAGAAGAGaatgaggaggaagaggaagatgaagatgagGAAGCACTGCAGCCaccaaagaaaaggaagaagtga
- the LOC133857900 gene encoding uncharacterized protein LOC133857900, whose translation MVDHSDCSPLVPPSPIAEPGEIDLEAGPGEQIQCRICLETDGRDFIAPCKCKGTSKYVHRECLDHWRAVREGFAFAHCTTCKAPYHLRVHVAVDRKWRTLKFRFFVTRDIIFIFLAVQLVIASLAYLVYFIDGCKQFWLRQAWGFDSELSFYYICGALLFFALLGLSGCFITCYDRRVRNDLAQPCRELCLCCCQPGVCADCHLPGTLCMWTDCTTCFESCAGMATECGCLGGAGEAGLPLLFIMALIVLGLFTVIGIFYSVLVATMVGQRIWQRHYHILAKRMLTKEYVVEDVDGEMTGSDWSPPPLPPEHVQQLKTLGLL comes from the exons ATGGTGGATCATTCGGACTGTTCGCCTCTCGTCCCTCCCTCGCCGATCGCCGAGCCCGGCGAGATCGACCTAGAGGCCGGACCCGGCGAACAAATTCAATGCAGAATTTGCCTCGAAACTGATG GCAGGGATTTTATAGCTCCTTGCAAGTGCAAAGGAACATCAAAGTATGTACACCGGGAATGTTTGGATCATTGGCGAGCTGTAAGG GAAGGGTTTGCTTTTGCTCATTGCACAACCTGCAAGGCCCCTTACCATTTGAGAGTTCATGTTGCTGTTGATAGGAAATGGCGAACCTTGAAATTTCGATTCTTTGTGACTAgagatattatatttatattcctgGCCGTTCAGCTT GTGATTGCTTCACTGGCATATTTGGTGTATTTTATAGATGGTTGCAAGCAGTTCTGGCTTCGTCAGGCATGGGGTTTTGATAGTGAGCTTAGTTTCTATTACATATGTG GAGCTCTGTTGTTTTTTGCGTTGCTTGGGCTGTCTGGGTGCTTTATTACTTGTTATGATCGACGAGTGCGCAATGATTTGGCTCAGCCTTGTCGAGAATTATGTCTCTGCTGCTGTCAACCTGG AGTGTGCGCGGACTGTCACTTACCTGGTACTCTCTGTATGTGGACTGACTGTACCACATGCTTTGAAAGTTGTGCTGGTATGGCAACCGAATGTGGTTGCTTGGGAGGTGCTGGTGAAGCAGGGCTACCATTGTTATTTATAATGGCTTTGATTGTTCTGGGACTTTTTACTGTTATTGGGATATTCTACAGCGTGTTGGTGGCTACAATGGTTGGCCAGCGAATTTGGCAGCGGCATTATCACATACTTGCGAAAAGGATGCTAACAAAG GAATATGTGGTTGAGGACGTTGATGGTGAGATGACGGGATCTGATTGGTCTCCCCCGCCTCTTCCGCCGGAGCATGTTCAACAGCTGAAAACACTTGGCCTCTTATGA